The following proteins are encoded in a genomic region of Arcobacter cloacae:
- a CDS encoding tRNA pseudouridine(13) synthase TruD, whose translation MIKRVYPLNDKILNFKFVQNEEDFIVEEQPIKFSLNGSFLILKIRKTNCDTWELIDRLAKFLGVYSNEIGYAGLKDKRATTTQYISIPKKYSKEIKLFRNKKIEILETFLHNEKLNIGDLEGNRFKINLHNVEIPDVNHIQKIIKIILKNGIPNYFGYQRFGKEVVENFEKAKAVVYGEEIVKDKKLSKMLISAYQSSFFNAWLVERLAISKEEFALLDGDIFLDLEKNKIFTPKAITQNILNDFKAQKITPTGLLPGRKVFKAMGEALKIESKYDDVYIQEKGYRREAIVYPKNITCKYDASKNICTLDFILPKGSYATVLVEYLANRNFS comes from the coding sequence TTGATAAAAAGAGTTTATCCATTAAATGACAAAATTTTAAATTTTAAATTTGTTCAAAATGAAGAGGATTTTATTGTTGAAGAACAACCTATAAAATTCTCTTTAAATGGAAGCTTTCTTATATTAAAAATTAGAAAAACCAATTGTGACACTTGGGAGTTAATCGATAGATTAGCGAAGTTCTTGGGTGTTTACTCAAATGAGATAGGGTATGCTGGTTTAAAAGATAAAAGAGCTACTACAACTCAGTATATAAGTATTCCAAAAAAATATTCAAAAGAGATTAAACTTTTTAGAAATAAAAAAATAGAAATTTTAGAAACTTTTTTACATAATGAGAAATTAAACATCGGTGATTTAGAGGGAAATAGATTTAAAATAAATCTACACAATGTAGAAATTCCAGATGTTAATCACATTCAAAAGATTATTAAAATTATCTTAAAAAATGGAATTCCAAATTACTTTGGTTATCAAAGATTTGGAAAAGAAGTTGTTGAAAATTTTGAAAAAGCTAAAGCTGTAGTTTATGGTGAAGAGATAGTTAAAGATAAGAAATTATCTAAGATGTTAATTTCAGCATATCAAAGTAGTTTTTTTAATGCTTGGCTTGTTGAAAGACTTGCTATTTCAAAAGAAGAGTTTGCATTACTTGATGGAGATATTTTTTTAGATTTAGAAAAAAATAAAATATTTACACCAAAAGCAATAACTCAAAATATTTTGAATGATTTTAAAGCTCAGAAAATTACTCCAACAGGACTTTTACCAGGAAGAAAAGTTTTTAAGGCAATGGGAGAGGCTCTTAAGATTGAAAGTAAATATGATGATGTTTATATTCAAGAAAAAGGTTATAGAAGAGAAGCTATTGTATATCCTAAAAATATAACTTGTAAATATGATGCTTCAAAAAATATTTGTACTTTAGATTTTATTTTACCAAAAGGCTCTTATGCAACTGTTTTGGTTGAGTATTTAGCAAATAGAAATTTTTCTTAA
- the crcB gene encoding fluoride efflux transporter CrcB produces the protein MFLSWQTILAIGLGGFLGSIARAYAVHFTNKYIPLEFPLGILLVNLIGSFIIGILFAYFSHYTVSVNTKAFLTTGFLGALTTYSTFAIETYLLFGTSIYLAITNIFFNLVGTILAAGSGYRLVQYFIR, from the coding sequence ATGTTTCTTAGTTGGCAAACAATTTTAGCAATAGGATTAGGAGGTTTTCTAGGGTCTATTGCTAGAGCTTATGCTGTTCATTTTACAAATAAATATATACCATTAGAATTTCCTTTAGGAATATTATTAGTAAATTTAATAGGTTCATTTATCATAGGTATATTGTTTGCTTATTTTTCTCATTATACAGTTTCAGTAAACACAAAAGCATTTCTTACAACAGGATTTTTAGGAGCTTTAACTACTTATTCTACTTTTGCAATTGAAACTTATTTATTATTTGGTACATCAATATATTTAGCTATAACTAATATCTTTTTTAACTTAGTTGGAACCATCTTGGCTGCTGGAAGTGGTTATAGATTGGTTCAATATTTTATAAGATAA
- the purS gene encoding phosphoribosylformylglycinamidine synthase subunit PurS — translation MKAIVNVGLKQGVLDDQGKATHHALDTLGFKEIVKNVRIGKQIIIELNSSNEEEARTEVTKMCEKLLANTVIEDYNIEIVG, via the coding sequence ATGAAAGCAATTGTAAATGTAGGTTTAAAACAAGGTGTTCTTGATGATCAAGGTAAAGCAACTCATCATGCTTTAGATACTTTAGGTTTTAAAGAGATTGTAAAAAATGTAAGAATTGGTAAACAAATTATTATTGAATTAAACTCTTCAAATGAGGAAGAAGCAAGAACTGAAGTGACTAAAATGTGTGAAAAACTTTTAGCTAATACAGTTATTGAAGATTATAATATTGAAATAGTAGGTTAA
- a CDS encoding phosphoribosylaminoimidazolesuccinocarboxamide synthase, whose amino-acid sequence MKISDIIALGLWPESKKTTSLKGIDELENLGYNLFYIGKNADLYTCPGDEAKVLLVRSDRCSVFDIPLNLEIEGKGVSQTAISNNGAKFAKNLGIKTAILDETIDNLKVSPRCQMMELCKPLEAEIDGELVQFELIFRNYLTGSLFEATQNGNDPYGLNLPKDLKEWSKFENPLFTPTTKGVKDIPLNSQKVRELFPEIISSLENLFKQFTQFAYNNGIIVVDTKLEVFVNSKGEWVLGDEVLTPESSRFISKEDFDAQNYISMDKQILRDFGKAQNWKEQAKSLKSGEKLEVNVPQEIKDKILSGYTTILERLN is encoded by the coding sequence ATGAAAATTAGCGATATTATAGCACTTGGATTATGGCCAGAATCAAAAAAAACTACATCTTTAAAAGGTATAGACGAGCTTGAAAATTTGGGCTACAACTTGTTTTATATTGGTAAAAATGCCGATTTATATACTTGCCCAGGAGATGAAGCAAAAGTACTTTTAGTAAGAAGTGATAGATGTTCAGTGTTTGATATACCATTGAATTTAGAAATTGAGGGAAAAGGTGTTTCTCAAACTGCAATTTCAAATAATGGTGCTAAATTTGCTAAGAATTTAGGTATTAAAACTGCTATTTTAGATGAAACCATAGATAATTTAAAAGTTTCTCCTAGATGTCAAATGATGGAATTATGTAAACCATTAGAAGCTGAAATTGATGGGGAATTGGTTCAATTTGAATTGATTTTTAGGAATTATTTAACAGGTTCATTATTTGAAGCAACACAAAATGGAAATGATCCTTATGGATTAAATTTACCAAAAGATTTAAAAGAATGGTCAAAATTTGAAAATCCATTATTTACACCAACAACAAAGGGTGTGAAAGATATTCCTTTAAATTCTCAAAAAGTAAGAGAGTTATTCCCTGAAATTATCTCTAGTTTAGAAAATTTATTCAAACAATTTACTCAATTTGCATACAATAATGGAATCATAGTTGTTGATACAAAACTTGAAGTATTTGTAAATTCAAAAGGAGAATGGGTTTTAGGTGATGAAGTTTTAACTCCTGAAAGTTCAAGATTTATCTCTAAAGAGGATTTTGATGCTCAGAATTATATATCTATGGATAAGCAAATATTAAGAGATTTTGGAAAAGCTCAAAATTGGAAAGAACAAGCAAAAAGTTTAAAATCTGGTGAAAAATTAGAAGTTAATGTTCCACAAGAGATTAAAGATAAAATTTTAAGTGGTTATACAACAATTCTTGAAAGATTGAATTAA
- the argS gene encoding arginine--tRNA ligase, giving the protein MQNLVKEYIEKILDTSVVLEKPKDISFGHYATPVAFSLAKELKKSPMVIADELASRFSESEIFEKVEAVKGFVNFKLSSKFLEKLVNDALLNRDNFAKQEAKSEKILLEYVSANPTGPLHIGHARGAIAGDSLARVGKYLGYDITTEYYINDAGAQMDLLGLSVSLAAKDFIFKEDVLYPDTYYRGEYLIDIANIVIKKFGKEIIYDESKYKDIALFAKDLVMEIIIKDLKDLGIEFDNFVSEKSLYSSWDSTKEILEKNGSLYEKDDKIYLKSTQYGDDSDRVVVRDNGIPTYLAGDIIYHKNKFDRPFDKYINIWGADHHGYIPRVKAAIEFLGNDSSKLEVILSQMVQLLKGGEPYKMSKRAGNVILMSEITEEIGSDALRFIFLTRKSDTHLEFDIDMLKNQDSSNPIFYINYAHARINQLFVKSGITFEDIIDTSFLNLNQDGLNLVYESLLLESILSEAFTKRDMQKITEYLYSLASSVHKFYNEHKIIGSDEQNVYLKVLSIAALSINTGLSLLGIKAKEIM; this is encoded by the coding sequence TTGCAAAATTTAGTAAAAGAATATATAGAAAAAATATTGGATACAAGCGTTGTACTTGAAAAACCAAAAGACATATCTTTTGGTCACTATGCAACACCTGTTGCTTTTTCTTTAGCAAAAGAGTTGAAAAAATCGCCTATGGTTATTGCTGATGAACTGGCTTCAAGATTCTCTGAAAGTGAAATTTTTGAAAAAGTTGAAGCAGTAAAAGGTTTTGTGAATTTTAAGCTCTCTTCTAAATTTTTAGAAAAGTTAGTAAATGATGCTTTATTAAACAGAGATAATTTTGCGAAACAAGAAGCAAAATCTGAAAAGATATTGTTAGAATATGTATCAGCAAATCCAACAGGTCCATTACATATTGGTCATGCAAGAGGTGCAATAGCTGGTGATTCTTTAGCAAGAGTTGGTAAATATTTGGGTTATGATATTACAACAGAGTATTATATCAATGATGCTGGCGCACAAATGGATTTATTGGGATTATCGGTTTCATTAGCTGCAAAAGATTTTATATTCAAAGAAGATGTTTTATATCCTGATACTTATTATAGAGGCGAATACTTAATTGATATAGCAAATATAGTAATCAAGAAATTTGGGAAAGAAATAATTTATGATGAATCAAAGTATAAAGATATTGCTCTTTTTGCGAAAGATTTAGTTATGGAAATTATTATAAAAGATTTAAAAGATTTAGGAATAGAATTTGATAATTTTGTTTCAGAAAAATCTTTATACTCTTCGTGGGATTCAACAAAAGAGATCTTAGAAAAAAATGGATCACTATATGAAAAAGACGATAAAATTTACTTAAAATCTACACAATATGGAGATGATTCAGATAGGGTTGTTGTAAGAGATAACGGTATTCCTACTTATTTAGCAGGTGATATAATATATCATAAAAATAAATTTGATAGACCTTTTGATAAATATATAAATATTTGGGGTGCTGATCACCATGGATATATTCCAAGAGTAAAAGCAGCAATAGAGTTTTTAGGAAATGATTCATCAAAACTTGAAGTTATATTATCACAAATGGTTCAACTCTTAAAAGGTGGAGAACCTTATAAAATGAGTAAAAGAGCAGGGAATGTGATTTTGATGTCGGAGATAACTGAAGAAATTGGTTCTGATGCTTTAAGATTTATTTTTTTAACAAGAAAAAGTGATACTCATTTAGAGTTTGATATTGATATGTTAAAAAATCAAGATTCTTCGAATCCAATTTTTTATATAAATTATGCGCATGCTAGAATTAATCAATTGTTCGTTAAATCAGGAATCACATTTGAAGATATTATAGATACAAGTTTTTTAAATCTTAATCAAGATGGATTGAATTTGGTATATGAATCACTTTTATTAGAATCAATATTAAGTGAAGCTTTTACAAAAAGAGATATGCAAAAAATCACTGAGTATTTGTACTCTTTAGCATCATCAGTGCATAAATTTTATAATGAGCATAAAATAATTGGTAGTGATGAACAAAATGTGTATTTAAAGGTATTAAGTATTGCTGCATTGAGTATTAACACAGGATTATCATTATTAGGAATAAAGGCTAAGGAGATAATGTAA
- a CDS encoding lysophospholipid acyltransferase family protein yields MARIRGIILFIQFSITVAITVMFMYMFKNHTHKVIKVWMKFQMYVLGIKLEIEGKLDESCDMLIMNHQSLLDIIVVEYIHSRDLAWVAKKEIADLFFFGHIIKAPRMISVDRENKAGIIHLLKEAKDRLDKGRPIAMFPEGTRSDGTKMGSFKPGAKMIANKYNLKVQPVILFNTRNIVDSKSLKATPGVVKVTFLEPIQASKDTTWFEDTEVKMKEVFNKECKNYVS; encoded by the coding sequence TTGGCACGAATTAGAGGAATTATACTTTTTATACAGTTTTCAATTACTGTAGCTATTACAGTTATGTTCATGTATATGTTTAAAAATCATACTCATAAAGTAATAAAAGTTTGGATGAAATTTCAAATGTATGTTTTAGGAATCAAGCTTGAAATAGAAGGAAAGTTAGATGAATCATGTGATATGTTAATTATGAATCATCAGTCTTTACTTGACATTATTGTCGTTGAATATATTCATTCAAGAGACTTAGCTTGGGTTGCAAAAAAAGAGATAGCTGATCTATTTTTCTTTGGACATATTATAAAAGCTCCACGAATGATTAGTGTTGATAGAGAGAATAAAGCGGGGATTATTCATTTATTAAAAGAAGCAAAAGATAGGCTTGATAAAGGAAGACCAATTGCTATGTTTCCTGAAGGAACTAGAAGTGATGGTACTAAAATGGGCAGTTTTAAGCCTGGTGCTAAAATGATTGCAAATAAATATAATCTTAAAGTACAACCAGTTATATTGTTTAATACAAGAAATATTGTTGATTCAAAAAGTTTAAAAGCAACACCAGGTGTTGTAAAAGTTACTTTTTTAGAGCCTATTCAAGCATCTAAAGATACTACATGGTTTGAAGATACTGAAGTTAAAATGAAAGAAGTTTTTAATAAAGAGTGTAAAAACTATGTTTCTTAG
- a CDS encoding ABC transporter ATP-binding protein yields MIKIKNLNKLFYENSKKEFYALKDINLEIQTSSFVVLKGVSGSGKSTLLSLIATMDKPTSGEIIIDNESVAKLPDLHSSNFRAKKIGFIFQSYNLFNELSVKDNISIPLIPLGYSQKQIDEKVLKSLEIANISHKKEELVLNLSGGEKQRCAIARALVNDSNIILCDEPTANLDYDNSIRFIETLKELKKLNKTIIVATHDPIFDNLDFVDKIINIKNGIICE; encoded by the coding sequence ATGATAAAAATAAAAAATTTAAATAAACTATTTTATGAAAACAGTAAAAAAGAGTTTTATGCACTAAAAGATATAAATTTAGAGATTCAAACTTCTTCTTTTGTTGTCCTAAAAGGAGTTAGTGGAAGTGGGAAATCTACTTTACTTTCATTAATTGCAACAATGGATAAACCAACAAGTGGAGAGATTATAATAGATAATGAAAGTGTTGCAAAACTTCCTGATTTACACAGCTCTAACTTTAGAGCTAAAAAAATAGGTTTTATTTTCCAATCATATAATCTATTTAACGAATTAAGTGTAAAAGATAATATTTCCATTCCACTTATTCCCCTAGGATACTCTCAAAAACAAATAGATGAAAAAGTTTTAAAAAGTTTAGAAATTGCAAATATTTCCCACAAAAAAGAGGAATTAGTATTAAATCTTTCAGGTGGAGAAAAACAAAGATGCGCAATAGCAAGAGCTTTAGTGAATGATTCAAATATTATTCTTTGTGATGAGCCAACTGCAAATTTAGATTATGATAACTCTATTAGATTTATAGAAACCCTAAAAGAATTAAAAAAACTTAATAAAACTATTATTGTAGCCACGCACGACCCTATTTTTGATAATCTTGATTTTGTTGATAAAATTATAAATATAAAAAATGGAATAATTTGTGAATAA
- a CDS encoding S41 family peptidase, translating into MNRLLLTSTIALFLSQSAFSKEEIAQPEQTRFESLSKLTKVIGTVEKYYVDDIKLQEIVDKALKGLMQELDAHSSYLDKKASKEMNIQTKGEFGGLGITVGMRDGALTVISPIDDTPAFKAGVKSGDIILKINETSTIGMTLDEAVNLMRGEPKTDITITVVRKGELKPLEIKMKRDIIKIQSVFSKTIENEDVIYLRVSSFDTKVTEDLEKIINENKNAKGFILDLRNNPGGLLNQAIGVVDLFVDKGVIVSQKGRTAEDEEKFEASAFNTKSKLPLVVLVNEGSASASEIVSGSLQDHKRAIVIGEKTFGKGSVQAVLPIENDRSENIKLTIAKYYLPSGRTIQAIGVTPDVIVHAGKVTQNEDDKFKIKEADLKKHLEGELEKVDDVKKEEKILDDETKKVITGEDLLEDNQLNTSLAILKSLIIMNK; encoded by the coding sequence ATGAATAGATTATTATTGACTTCAACCATAGCGTTATTTTTATCACAGTCTGCATTTTCAAAAGAAGAAATTGCTCAACCAGAACAGACAAGATTTGAATCTTTGTCTAAATTAACAAAAGTTATTGGTACAGTTGAAAAGTATTATGTTGATGACATAAAATTACAAGAAATAGTTGATAAAGCATTGAAAGGTCTAATGCAAGAGTTAGATGCTCATTCGAGTTATCTTGATAAAAAAGCTTCAAAAGAGATGAATATTCAAACAAAAGGTGAGTTTGGAGGACTTGGAATAACAGTTGGTATGAGAGATGGTGCACTAACAGTTATATCTCCAATAGATGATACTCCAGCATTTAAAGCAGGTGTAAAATCAGGAGATATTATTTTAAAGATAAATGAGACATCAACTATTGGTATGACATTAGATGAAGCTGTTAATTTAATGAGAGGTGAACCAAAAACTGATATTACAATTACTGTTGTTAGAAAAGGTGAGTTAAAACCTCTTGAAATAAAAATGAAAAGAGATATTATAAAAATTCAATCAGTATTTTCTAAAACTATTGAAAATGAAGATGTAATATATTTAAGAGTTTCAAGTTTTGATACAAAAGTTACTGAAGATTTAGAAAAAATAATAAATGAAAATAAAAATGCAAAAGGATTTATTTTAGATTTAAGAAATAATCCAGGAGGATTACTAAATCAAGCAATAGGTGTTGTAGATTTATTTGTGGATAAGGGTGTTATAGTTTCTCAAAAAGGTAGAACTGCTGAAGATGAAGAAAAATTTGAAGCTTCAGCTTTTAATACTAAATCAAAACTACCTTTAGTTGTTCTTGTAAATGAAGGTTCAGCATCAGCTTCTGAAATTGTAAGTGGTTCGTTACAAGACCATAAAAGAGCAATTGTTATAGGTGAAAAAACATTCGGTAAAGGTTCAGTTCAAGCTGTATTACCAATAGAAAATGATAGAAGTGAAAATATTAAGCTTACAATTGCAAAATATTATTTACCAAGTGGAAGAACTATTCAAGCAATAGGTGTGACACCTGATGTTATTGTTCATGCTGGAAAAGTTACTCAAAATGAAGATGATAAATTTAAGATAAAAGAAGCTGACTTAAAAAAACATCTTGAAGGAGAACTTGAAAAAGTAGATGATGTAAAAAAAGAAGAAAAAATACTAGATGATGAGACAAAAAAAGTAATTACAGGTGAAGACTTGTTGGAAGATAATCAATTGAATACTTCATTAGCAATCTTGAAAAGTTTAATAATTATGAATAAATAA
- the dksA gene encoding RNA polymerase-binding protein DksA produces the protein MPNKSQIDELKQILLERKVSILNNINNSRANIDQLKEQDINDDLDYAELVSDSFTEGMIANHQLDELNQIEESLKKIAAGTYGICDMCGVVIPLGRLKAKPFAKFCTECRTVYEHEFVKRAKN, from the coding sequence ATGCCAAATAAAAGTCAAATTGATGAACTAAAACAAATTTTACTTGAGAGAAAAGTTAGTATTTTAAATAATATAAATAATAGCAGAGCTAATATTGACCAATTAAAAGAGCAAGATATAAATGATGATTTAGATTATGCAGAACTTGTGAGTGATTCATTTACTGAAGGTATGATTGCAAATCATCAATTAGATGAATTAAATCAAATAGAAGAATCGCTTAAAAAAATAGCAGCTGGAACTTATGGTATTTGCGATATGTGTGGAGTTGTAATTCCTTTAGGAAGATTAAAAGCAAAACCATTTGCAAAATTTTGTACAGAGTGCAGAACAGTATATGAGCATGAATTTGTGAAAAGAGCAAAAAATTGA
- a CDS encoding SH3 domain-containing protein, translating into MKKTFITILLFNIFLSLNLFAAKNLYLSYKKIPTNVYKNQKFEVTVKALITTTNFDNLTTSFFNHSNIAILNPNSQWKKISYDVYENTFYFKVKNSNFRLPDIEVKLLNGNSIIDTSQLSTTPIRYSDIGKGDERYSNVIADKILLKAYKTKQYNNNEALTIIDIDGINSNLEDFKLKNIAEQGVSAIKELDATQNLVYYFVTPIYQKNLIFTYYNSATKSFKDIKVPLILQNELVSTQTDLNPNDSTFEKYKKIAALVLFGMLFLLTLWKRKKILIFFTIISFMIALFYNLPNAKGVVKKDSFVYILPTKNSTIFFKIENDQKVEILEKKNGFIKILGLENGFIGWIKEESFGTN; encoded by the coding sequence ATGAAAAAAACATTTATAACAATATTACTTTTTAATATTTTTTTATCATTAAATTTATTTGCTGCAAAGAATCTTTATTTATCATATAAAAAAATCCCAACAAACGTTTATAAAAATCAAAAATTTGAAGTTACTGTTAAAGCACTAATTACAACTACTAATTTTGATAATTTAACTACATCATTTTTTAATCATTCTAATATTGCTATATTAAATCCAAATAGTCAATGGAAAAAAATTTCTTATGATGTTTATGAAAATACTTTTTATTTTAAAGTTAAAAACAGCAATTTTAGATTACCTGATATTGAAGTTAAGTTATTAAATGGAAACAGTATAATAGATACAAGCCAATTATCTACAACGCCTATTAGATATTCTGATATAGGAAAAGGTGATGAAAGATACTCAAATGTTATTGCTGATAAGATTTTATTAAAAGCTTACAAAACAAAACAATATAACAATAATGAAGCTCTTACAATAATTGATATTGATGGAATAAATTCAAATTTAGAAGATTTTAAATTAAAGAATATTGCAGAACAAGGTGTTTCAGCAATCAAAGAATTAGATGCTACACAAAATTTAGTATATTATTTTGTAACACCAATATATCAAAAAAATCTTATTTTTACATACTATAATTCAGCCACAAAGAGTTTCAAAGATATAAAAGTCCCATTGATTTTACAAAATGAACTTGTTAGTACACAAACGGATTTGAATCCAAATGATTCAACATTTGAAAAATATAAGAAAATTGCTGCATTAGTTTTATTTGGAATGTTATTCTTATTAACACTTTGGAAAAGAAAAAAGATTTTGATATTCTTTACTATTATTTCATTTATGATAGCTTTATTTTATAATTTGCCAAATGCAAAAGGTGTAGTGAAAAAAGATTCATTTGTTTATATATTACCTACAAAAAATTCAACAATATTTTTTAAAATAGAAAATGATCAGAAAGTTGAAATTTTAGAAAAGAAAAATGGATTTATTAAAATTCTAGGTTTAGAAAATGGATTTATAGGTTGGATAAAGGAAGAGAGTTTTGGCACGAATTAG
- the purQ gene encoding phosphoribosylformylglycinamidine synthase I, with protein sequence MKISVLQFPGTNCEYDTKYAFEQLGCDVEIIWHKNKEIPADTDLVVIPGGFSYGDYLRSGAIARFANIMESVKEYASKGGKVLGICNGFQILLEAGLLPGAMKRNDSLHFISKFHTLKVINNDNLFLGLTKKDEVLNIPVAHHDGNYYIDNEGLKELEANGQILLKYCDKDGNLVNMNGSVSNIAGICNKEKNVFGLMPHPERAIEELLGSTDGINMLKGFLQ encoded by the coding sequence ATGAAAATTTCAGTTTTACAATTTCCTGGAACGAATTGCGAATATGATACAAAATATGCTTTTGAGCAATTAGGATGTGATGTAGAAATTATTTGGCATAAAAATAAAGAAATACCTGCAGATACAGATTTAGTTGTAATTCCTGGTGGATTTTCTTATGGGGATTATTTACGAAGTGGAGCAATTGCTAGATTTGCAAATATTATGGAATCGGTGAAAGAATACGCATCTAAAGGTGGAAAAGTTTTAGGTATTTGTAATGGATTTCAAATTTTATTAGAAGCTGGATTATTACCTGGTGCTATGAAAAGAAATGATTCTTTACATTTTATCTCTAAATTTCATACTTTAAAAGTAATTAATAATGATAATTTATTTTTAGGATTAACTAAAAAAGATGAAGTTTTAAATATTCCTGTTGCACATCATGATGGCAATTATTACATAGATAATGAAGGTTTAAAAGAATTAGAAGCAAATGGACAAATTCTTTTAAAATATTGTGATAAAGATGGAAACTTAGTGAATATGAATGGTTCAGTTTCTAATATTGCTGGAATTTGTAATAAAGAAAAAAATGTTTTTGGACTTATGCCTCATCCAGAACGTGCTATTGAAGAGCTATTAGGTTCAACAGATGGTATTAATATGTTAAAGGGTTTTTTACAATAA
- a CDS encoding ABC transporter permease, with protein sequence MKNSVFLNFLFLLLIKHKSKHIAIFIISIIIVFLSASVLFLSSSLKKEIFQTLENQNDFIIQKINNGKVIDIPTSWIEDFSLINGISKIEQRVYGSYYFMPENVYFTIVGVDLFEEHTNKNIKELLNILNISDFLEQDSMLIGNGVKKLFDKYHYFDSYDFKLFNKDIKNVKIFKDLPKEMNLVANDLIIMDITLAKEILNIKQNESSDIVLNVPNDLEKQNIKEQLLLKHSNIRILEKEDLKKMYENMFNYKGGIFLILFIVVLFTFVLILYQRYSMISSNDKREIGILKAVGWSIKDIIKLKIMENFLVAFIAFLVGIIISYIFVFILNAPLLRNIFIGFSNIQNDFTIFTNIEISTLITLFLFFMIPFLSAVLIPVWKIAIIDSTKSMK encoded by the coding sequence ATGAAAAATAGTGTATTTCTAAATTTTTTATTTTTACTATTAATTAAACATAAGTCAAAACATATTGCGATTTTCATTATTTCAATAATCATTGTTTTTTTATCAGCTTCTGTTTTATTTTTATCAAGTAGTTTAAAAAAAGAGATTTTTCAAACTTTAGAAAATCAAAATGATTTTATTATTCAAAAAATAAATAATGGAAAAGTTATTGATATTCCAACTTCATGGATTGAAGATTTTTCTTTAATAAATGGTATTTCAAAAATCGAGCAAAGAGTTTATGGTTCTTACTATTTTATGCCAGAAAATGTTTATTTTACTATTGTTGGGGTTGATTTATTTGAAGAACATACCAATAAAAATATAAAAGAACTTCTTAATATTTTAAATATCTCTGATTTTTTAGAACAAGATTCTATGTTAATTGGAAATGGTGTAAAAAAACTTTTTGATAAATATCACTATTTTGATTCTTATGATTTTAAATTATTTAATAAAGATATAAAAAATGTAAAAATATTTAAAGATTTACCAAAAGAGATGAATTTAGTTGCAAATGATTTAATAATTATGGACATAACTCTTGCAAAAGAGATTTTAAATATAAAACAGAACGAATCTTCAGATATAGTGTTAAATGTGCCAAATGATTTAGAAAAACAAAATATAAAAGAACAATTATTATTAAAACACTCAAATATAAGAATTTTAGAAAAAGAAGATTTGAAAAAAATGTATGAAAATATGTTTAACTACAAAGGTGGAATTTTTCTAATTCTTTTTATTGTTGTACTATTTACTTTTGTATTGATTTTATATCAAAGATATTCAATGATTAGTTCAAATGATAAAAGAGAAATTGGTATTTTAAAAGCTGTTGGTTGGAGTATTAAAGATATTATTAAACTAAAAATTATGGAAAATTTTTTAGTTGCTTTCATAGCATTTTTAGTAGGAATTATTATTTCATATATCTTTGTTTTTATTTTAAATGCACCTTTATTAAGAAATATATTCATAGGTTTTTCAAATATACAAAATGATTTTACAATCTTTACGAATATTGAAATTAGCACTTTAATCACACTATTTCTATTTTTTATGATTCCTTTCTTAAGTGCTGTGTTAATTCCTGTTTGGAAAATTGCTATTATTGATTCTACAAAGAGTATGAAATGA
- the tatA gene encoding twin-arginine translocase TatA/TatE family subunit: MSMPGGMEWLLIALVVLLLFGGKKIPELAKGLGSGIKNFKKAVKDDDDDLADSKKVDELDKKTEVKSSDDKNETKQA, encoded by the coding sequence ATGAGTATGCCAGGTGGTATGGAGTGGTTATTAATTGCATTGGTTGTTTTACTTTTATTTGGTGGTAAAAAGATACCAGAACTTGCAAAAGGTTTAGGTTCAGGGATTAAAAATTTTAAAAAAGCTGTTAAAGATGACGACGATGATTTAGCAGATTCTAAAAAAGTAGATGAATTAGACAAAAAAACTGAAGTTAAATCTTCTGATGATAAAAACGAAACAAAACAAGCATAA